In Candidatus Baltobacteraceae bacterium, a single genomic region encodes these proteins:
- a CDS encoding methyltransferase domain-containing protein, giving the protein MVGAGKRVLDVGCASGYLGEALGGRGCSVTGIDVNAHALERARERCDEAFAADLDVTPLSRILGERQFDVIVFGDVLEHVRNPLEILESARAHLGAHGYVVASFPNIGHGAVRLALLAGRFEYRELGLLDETHLRFFTRKTIDELLLHAGFSIDEMRQTTLPLFEESDLVPKVRREEFPAETIQAILGDPDHEILQFVVRASPISDAARVRALGRRFAIANDALADAVGRVARLERTLERLDRKRKTLEQEFEQCERERRLHLAASDRADALVSEHAKRIADLQQRFDLLSERFNVLQVERDRERDAREALEQQACAFALEVEERARADADALSKEIVGIHSGMGWRLRNVVRRVLGRR; this is encoded by the coding sequence ATGGTCGGCGCCGGGAAGCGGGTCCTCGACGTCGGTTGCGCTAGCGGATATCTCGGCGAGGCCCTCGGCGGGCGGGGTTGCTCGGTCACCGGCATCGACGTCAACGCACATGCTCTCGAACGTGCGCGAGAGCGTTGCGACGAAGCGTTCGCCGCCGATCTGGACGTCACGCCGCTTTCGCGCATTCTCGGCGAGCGCCAATTCGACGTCATCGTATTCGGGGACGTCCTCGAGCATGTGCGCAACCCGCTCGAGATCCTCGAAAGCGCACGAGCCCATCTTGGCGCTCATGGTTACGTCGTCGCATCGTTCCCCAACATCGGTCACGGCGCCGTTCGCCTGGCTCTTCTTGCAGGCCGTTTCGAATATCGGGAGCTGGGGTTGCTCGACGAGACGCACCTCCGCTTCTTCACGCGCAAAACGATCGATGAGTTGCTGTTGCACGCCGGCTTCTCGATCGACGAAATGCGTCAAACAACGCTCCCGCTCTTCGAGGAATCTGACCTGGTCCCGAAGGTCCGCCGCGAGGAGTTTCCGGCCGAAACGATCCAGGCGATCCTCGGCGATCCCGATCATGAGATTTTGCAGTTCGTCGTTCGAGCATCGCCGATCTCGGACGCCGCTCGTGTGCGTGCGCTCGGGCGCCGTTTTGCCATCGCAAACGACGCATTAGCCGACGCAGTAGGTCGCGTAGCGCGGCTTGAGCGCACTCTCGAACGACTCGATCGCAAACGCAAGACCTTGGAGCAAGAGTTTGAGCAATGCGAGCGCGAGCGAAGACTGCATCTGGCGGCGTCTGATCGTGCCGATGCTCTCGTCTCCGAGCACGCGAAGAGGATTGCAGACTTGCAGCAGCGCTTCGACCTCCTTTCGGAGCGATTCAATGTGCTTCAGGTCGAAAGGGATCGGGAGCGTGACGCACGCGAAGCGCTCGAGCAGCAGGCGTGCGCCTTTGCCCTTGAAGTCGAGGAGCGTGCAAGAGCGGACGCGGACGCCCTCTCCAAGGAGATCGTCGGCATCCATTCCGGGATGGGCTGGCGCCTCAGAAACGTTGTTCGGCGGGTACTCGGGCGTCGCTGA